The Apium graveolens cultivar Ventura chromosome 10, ASM990537v1, whole genome shotgun sequence nucleotide sequence ATTCGAGTAACGTGGGAGGTGACAGAGAAGGAGAAGTTGTTAGAGTAAGGGACCTGAGAAGGATCTTAGATGAGATGGAGCGAGAGAAGAGAGGGCCCCCGGCCTCAGCTGCCCCCTCTCCGTTTACGGCTGTTATCCGATCATCTCCCTTACCTCGGGTATTAGGCACAACCCCGACCTTCTATTCAACGGCGAAGCCGACCCGACGGAATACCTTATACAATTTAACACTGAGATGGAAGTCTATCAGGTACCAGAGATGACCCGCTGCAGACTCTTCGCGGCATCACGCAGAGgtagtgcccaacaatggttctccaagttgggACCGGCTAGCATAAGGACGTGGCGGCAATTGGAGGACTTATTCGTCAGACAATTTCAATCCACCCTCCACTACTCACCTCATGTGGCCACGTTAGCCAACATCAAGCAAAGGAAGGGGGAGCCCCTGGCAGAATACTTTCGCCGGTTCAACGTCGAAGTCCCAAGGTGAGGGGATCCAGTGAGGAGACTATCAAGAATTTCTTGATTGCAGGATTGAAAGAAGGGTCGAAATTCtggaagagcctccaagcgaGTGAACCGAGAACCTTGGCCGAGTTCTATGAGCAAGCTGAACCCTTTGAGAGGGTATAGAAGTCGATGAGAGAGCTAAAAATCAGCGAGAATTATCGAGATAAAAGAGACCGGTCTTCGAGCCCTGACGAGAGGAGAAAGACGTATCGGCGTAGTTTAAGCCCCAAAAAGTCTGCCCGAGGTAAGGAGATAAACAAAGATTTAGGGAGACCTTATACAAGCAAATGGCAGACACACACCCCTCTAGTAGCCTCTATTGACCACATATATGATACCTATGCTGGGAAGGGGGTATTCAGAAAGGCAACCCCTCTCACAGACTATAACAAGAGGGATACTTCGAAGTATTGCGCATTCCATGAGGCCACGGGGCACGATACAGCCGATTATAgacaattgaaggatgaaatcGAGACGCTGATAAGGCAAGGGAAGCTGACGGAATGGGTCGTAAAGGAGGTTCGAAGGCACAAAACTGATTATCATACCGTCCCTCCTCCACCCCCAAAAGATAGAGAGAGGATACCTCGAGCCGGAAGCATTCATATCATTCTAGGCGGGTCTCACATTGGCGGAGACAGCCGGAAGGCGATGGAGAGGTATGCCCGAGAAGCAAAGGACAAGCCCCTCACAAACGTCAACCATCTGAGCCAGAGGTCCCCCGAGCTCTTCGAAAGAAAGGCTGATGCCAAGTGGGTGCATTACCCTCATACAGATGCCCTGgtcataaaaatgaagattgggaCAGTGAATGTTCACCGGGCAATGGTGGATACCGGGAGCTCAGCTGACGTTTTAACTTATGATGCCTACAAGAAGTTAGGATTGCTGGATAGAGAGTTAACCTCAACAGGGGGACACCTGTACGGGTTCACGGGAAACTCGATCGGGGTGAAAGGGATAATTTGGCTCCCGGTGACCATAGGAGAAGAGCCTTATGTGGCCACCCAGATCGCTATGTTTACAGTAGTAGATCAGCTTTGCGCCTACAACTAGGGGGAGCGCGGGTCGGATCGAGGCGGGTTTTGGAtaaaaccgaaaccgaaaccTCATACCCTCggtttttgaaatttaaaaccGCAACCAAGTCAtcggttcggtttcggttttaaAAATCTGGGTTCGGATTTTATCGGATCGGTTTTGGTTATAAACCGCCTCTAATAAAATTGACAAATTAAATATGAAGTACAAATTGACAAATTAAATACAAAGTAGAAAGTACATTTATttgaaaataagaacataaagTCATAACAAATTACAATAATCCTACGTTAATCCGTGATTaaagaaaattaaacataaacTTTAAATGGGTTCTTGACAGAAGAAGATTGAAGTGCTGCATGCAAAACCACTGAACCAGTGACCAAAGTCCAAAAGTAATAGGAATGCAATTATCTGGAAAGTTTGAGATGGTGTAGTAGTGCTCTGAGGTATCTGAGATGGCTGATTCTAGTTTGTCCACCTGTATCATAtttatacaaaaataaataaataaataatcgtaCCATTGACATCCTGCAGTTCTCAGTTCTCACTATCAGATGGTTTCTTTCGTAAATCAATTTCTGGTTATAGAAACTTGGTTTCAGACCATGACCTTATATGACCCATGATAAACTAATTATTCTTACACATGCCATGAGGAAAACAGTTAAAGATCAACATAGTTTATAAAACTGAGAGTTAAAATAAAAACTCAAAATCGTTTCAGGTGTGTTAGACTTAAACTCTACAAAAGAAAACTTCCACACAATTAATTTTTACAAGATACGCCACTTAGTTCAATTATCAGACACATTTTCAGTTGTCTTACGCTGTAATCTACAAGTATCATCATATATGTTTGAGACACCCTAGTTTGGCTAGGGAGCAACATGCTTAATTTCACCAGAACAAAAGATATCTGAAAGGCTAAAACTATAGTAGAAAAATATGCAGAAATTTACCTGATCTAGTCATTGACGTCCAGGTAGTTAAACGAGTGTGCAACAACTTTTATCTCTTCTGTAAATTAGAAAATAGAGATCAGAAAATAGAAAATAGAGGACAATGTGCAAAAAACAG carries:
- the LOC141691756 gene encoding uncharacterized protein LOC141691756, with amino-acid sequence MRELKISENYRDKRDRSSSPDERRKTYRRSLSPKKSARGKEINKDLGRPYTSKWQTHTPLVASIDHIYDTYAGKGVFRKATPLTDYNKRDTSKYCAFHEATGHDTADYRQLKDEIETLIRQGKLTEWVVKEVRRHKTDYHTVPPPPPKDRERIPRAGSIHIILGGSHIGGDSRKAMERYAREAKDKPLTNVNHLSQRSPELFERKADAKWVHYPHTDALVIKMKIGTVNVHRAMVDTGSSADVLTYDAYKKLGLLDRELTSTGGHLYGFTGNSIGVKGIIWLPVTIGEEPYVATQIAMFTVVDQLCAYN